ATGACCTTTCCAAGATAAACAAAGCCTTTTTTACTGTTAATGGCTACATAAGTTTGATCTTTTTATTTGTAGTGCTTTTGGATAGACTCTTTTGAAGTATTTGGTCAATAAATAATCTTACTGCTGGACTTTGGGGTCTTTTTCTGTCATAAATGAGATAAAAGCTCCTTTTTATAGGTTCCAAGTCTTTAACTCTAATCACCTGCAGGTCTTTTTTATCTTTTAGTGCGTAAGAAGAGACAAAAGATATCGCTTGAACCTTTTTGAGCAAGGAAAGGATCATATGATTTTTGTCAACTACAGCTATGATGTTTAAGTCTCTAATATCTATACCTTTTGTCCTGAGTATGCTCTCTACAAACTTTCTGGTACCAGAAGACTCCTCCCTGAGTATAAAAGGATACTTAAGAAAGTCGTTAAGGGATAAATTCTTGGGAATGCTTTTGCTACCTACAAAGTGTATGGTATCCTCCCACATTTCAAACACCTCAAGGTCTGGGTTTGTACACCTAAAACCTATAAAACCCATGTCTACACTGCCTTCTTCTACCATATTAAGGATCTTTATGGAATCTTCCACAACTACCTCTACACTGCTGTTAGGGTTGTTTGCCAGATAGTCTCCTAAGATGTCCGGAAGAAGATATGTTCCTGGAACGGAGCTCGCACCTATCCTTATGTGTCCTTTGTAAGATCCTGATATGAGCTTTATCTCCTCTAAGGCAAGAAGTTTCAGCTCAAGTATCTTTTTTGCATAGGGGTAAAGTATGTGTGCATTGCTGGTGGGGATGAGCGTTCTACCCTTTCGGTAAAAGAGCTTTAAACCTATGGATTTTTCAAGCTGGTTTATGTGGAAGCTTATGGTGGACTGGG
The Hydrogenobacter hydrogenophilus DNA segment above includes these coding regions:
- a CDS encoding selenium metabolism-associated LysR family transcriptional regulator — encoded protein: MKNIYLDTRLLELFCCVYEKGSIAKSVNCLHLSQSTISFHINQLEKSIGLKLFYRKGRTLIPTSNAHILYPYAKKILELKLLALEEIKLISGSYKGHIRIGASSVPGTYLLPDILGDYLANNPNSSVEVVVEDSIKILNMVEEGSVDMGFIGFRCTNPDLEVFEMWEDTIHFVGSKSIPKNLSLNDFLKYPFILREESSGTRKFVESILRTKGIDIRDLNIIAVVDKNHMILSLLKKVQAISFVSSYALKDKKDLQVIRVKDLEPIKRSFYLIYDRKRPQSPAVRLFIDQILQKSLSKSTTNKKIKLM